A single genomic interval of Fibrobacter sp. UWP2 harbors:
- a CDS encoding CTP synthase — translation MAKATAKKQTKYIFITGGVVSSLGKGITSASLALLLKSRGYKVFMQKLDPYLNVDPGTMSPYQHGEVFVTDDGYETDLDLGHYERFAGVQCSKASSYTSGRIYSSVLAKERAGKYLGGTVQVIPHITNEIKDAFRSAAESGADIVLCEIGGVAGDIESLPFLEAARQFRFEVGVENTCFVHLVLVPYLKAAGELKTKPSQHSVAELRNIGIFPDILVCRTEMTIPQDHLDKLALFCNVKPECVIEEKDVTDSVYAVPRELSKQELDLRVLEQLHLSVHPIIHSEWDKLVKKATQPKYECTIALVGKYIAIRDAYKSVHEALQHAGMEHNAKVKVECIEAEELEKNPNLIKNADGILIPGGFGSRGVNGKCVAIRYAREHKVPLLGICLGMQCCVIEFARNVLGWKDANSTEFDEKTAHPVIDLMDEQKNVTDKGGTMRLGAYPCKLMKDSNAAKLYKSEKISERHRHRYEFNYNSEFRKELEKAGLKIAGTSPDGKLVEMVEIKNHPYFEACQFHPEFKSRPTAPHPLFSGLVKAALAQKNKKNVNGGKKNA, via the coding sequence ATGGCTAAGGCAACCGCAAAAAAACAGACCAAGTACATCTTCATTACCGGCGGCGTGGTCAGCTCCCTCGGTAAAGGAATCACCTCCGCATCGCTGGCGCTACTGCTCAAGAGTCGCGGCTACAAGGTGTTCATGCAGAAGCTGGACCCGTACCTGAACGTGGACCCGGGCACCATGAGCCCCTACCAGCACGGTGAAGTCTTCGTGACCGACGACGGTTACGAAACCGACCTTGACTTGGGCCACTACGAACGCTTCGCAGGCGTGCAATGCTCCAAGGCCTCCAGCTATACCTCTGGCCGCATTTATTCCTCTGTGCTTGCCAAGGAACGCGCCGGTAAGTATCTGGGCGGTACCGTACAGGTCATTCCGCACATCACCAACGAAATCAAGGACGCATTCCGTTCTGCAGCCGAAAGCGGCGCCGACATCGTGCTCTGCGAAATCGGCGGTGTGGCTGGCGACATCGAATCTCTCCCCTTCCTGGAAGCCGCAAGACAGTTCCGCTTCGAAGTCGGCGTGGAAAACACCTGCTTTGTCCACCTGGTTTTGGTGCCTTACCTGAAGGCCGCAGGCGAACTCAAGACAAAGCCCTCGCAGCACTCGGTTGCCGAACTTCGCAACATCGGTATTTTCCCGGACATTCTCGTGTGCCGCACCGAAATGACGATTCCGCAGGATCACCTCGACAAGCTTGCGCTCTTCTGCAACGTGAAGCCCGAATGCGTCATCGAAGAAAAGGACGTGACTGATTCTGTATACGCCGTGCCCCGCGAACTTTCCAAGCAGGAACTCGACCTTCGCGTTCTTGAACAGCTCCACTTGAGCGTACACCCCATTATCCACTCTGAATGGGACAAACTCGTCAAGAAGGCCACCCAGCCCAAGTACGAATGCACCATCGCGCTTGTGGGCAAGTACATCGCCATCCGCGACGCCTACAAGTCCGTGCACGAAGCCTTGCAGCATGCCGGCATGGAACACAACGCCAAGGTGAAAGTGGAATGCATCGAGGCCGAAGAACTCGAAAAGAATCCGAACCTCATCAAGAATGCAGACGGCATTCTGATTCCGGGCGGTTTCGGTAGCCGCGGCGTGAACGGCAAATGCGTAGCCATTCGCTATGCCCGCGAACACAAGGTTCCGCTGCTGGGTATCTGCCTCGGCATGCAGTGCTGCGTGATTGAATTCGCCCGCAACGTGCTCGGCTGGAAAGACGCCAACTCTACGGAATTCGACGAAAAGACGGCCCACCCGGTCATCGACCTGATGGACGAACAGAAAAACGTCACCGACAAGGGCGGCACCATGCGCCTCGGCGCTTACCCGTGCAAGCTCATGAAGGATTCCAACGCGGCAAAGCTCTACAAGAGCGAAAAGATTAGCGAACGTCACCGCCACCGCTACGAATTCAACTACAACAGCGAATTCCGCAAGGAACTCGAAAAGGCCGGTCTGAAAATCGCTGGTACATCGCCCGACGGCAAGCTCGTCGAGATGGTGGAAATCAAGAACCACCCCTACTTCGAAGCCTGCCAGTTCCATCCGGAATTCAAGAGCCGTCCCACGGCACCGCACCCACTGTTCAGCGGACTTGTAAAAGCAGCACTTGCTCAAAAGAATAAGAAAAATGTGAATGGAGGCAAAAAGAATGCCTAA
- the carA gene encoding glutamine-hydrolyzing carbamoyl-phosphate synthase small subunit, with product MTDRFNWKAKREKKAFLALADGTVFRGYAFGQATDTVGEAVFNTGMAGYKQILTDPSYAGQFVVFTTAEVGAYAANLEKSESRDVFLNGIVVNSLDDVSKEIGEESLHDYMLAHKKPGIAGVDTRALTIHLRDHGAQKAYLHVDGTDMSEADAIAKAKAWEGLDGQDYASKVSDPKGYEFSTEGDLNVVALDFGIKTNILRNLAEQNMKVTVLPINATYEQIMAKNPDGVFLSNGPADPNSLPQVAAVVKQLLGKVPLMGICLGNQLLGLALGAKVSKLKFGHHGCNHPVKNLKTGAVEITSQNHNYAIEESSLPTNVEVSHINLNDNTVEGIRHKELPAFSVQYHPESAPGPNDSYYLFGEFRQMIEEFKRGEHG from the coding sequence ATGACTGACAGATTCAACTGGAAAGCGAAACGCGAGAAGAAGGCGTTTCTGGCATTGGCGGACGGAACCGTCTTTAGGGGTTATGCCTTCGGACAGGCAACCGACACCGTCGGTGAAGCTGTGTTCAACACCGGCATGGCAGGTTACAAGCAGATTTTGACGGACCCCTCCTATGCGGGCCAGTTCGTGGTGTTCACCACGGCCGAAGTCGGTGCATACGCGGCGAACCTCGAAAAGTCCGAATCGCGCGACGTGTTCCTGAACGGAATCGTCGTGAACTCGTTGGACGATGTCTCCAAGGAAATCGGCGAAGAAAGCCTGCACGACTACATGCTCGCCCACAAGAAGCCGGGCATCGCGGGAGTCGATACGCGCGCGCTCACCATCCATCTGCGTGACCACGGGGCACAGAAAGCTTACCTCCACGTAGACGGCACCGACATGAGCGAAGCCGACGCAATCGCAAAGGCAAAGGCCTGGGAAGGCCTCGATGGTCAGGATTACGCCAGCAAGGTCAGCGACCCGAAGGGCTACGAATTCAGTACCGAAGGCGACCTGAACGTTGTCGCGCTCGATTTCGGTATCAAGACGAACATCTTGAGAAATCTCGCAGAACAAAACATGAAGGTAACGGTCCTCCCGATCAACGCCACCTACGAACAAATTATGGCGAAGAATCCGGATGGTGTATTCCTCTCGAACGGACCTGCCGACCCGAACAGCCTCCCGCAAGTGGCGGCAGTCGTCAAGCAGCTTTTGGGCAAGGTCCCGCTGATGGGCATCTGCCTCGGAAACCAGTTGCTCGGCCTCGCGCTCGGCGCAAAGGTTTCCAAGCTCAAGTTCGGCCATCACGGCTGCAACCATCCGGTGAAAAACCTGAAGACCGGCGCCGTAGAAATCACGAGCCAGAACCACAACTATGCCATCGAAGAATCTTCGCTCCCCACGAATGTAGAAGTCAGCCACATCAACCTGAACGACAACACCGTTGAGGGCATTCGCCACAAGGAACTCCCCGCGTTCAGCGTGCAGTACCATCCGGAATCCGCTCCGGGCCCGAACGATTCCTACTACCTGTTCGGCGAGTTCAGACAAATGATCGAAGAATTCAAGAGAGGCGAACATGGCTAA